In a single window of the Nicotiana tomentosiformis chromosome 8, ASM39032v3, whole genome shotgun sequence genome:
- the LOC138897352 gene encoding uncharacterized protein, which translates to METHIRQLVAGLLSGPFGESTSASPSRTRKDPSLTDLARENQAIKAKLGKIERRIDFRNLKRQVGQLATNQNTRHTGALPKDTEKNPIEQVQAITLKNGRKLEELPSKKKKEYVPERDIVAKLVKEAKKKDGEQRQEIDVRPPPPFPQRLQKQKDDAQYKKFWGILSKVCVNIPLVKILQEVPKYAKYLRDIVANKGRHSKFETVTLTEECSVRVQSKLPSKLKDPGYFTITLAIGKHKVGRSLCDFRASII; encoded by the exons ATGGAGACACATATCCGCCAGCTTGTAGCTGGTCTCCTTTCTGGACCGTTTGGAGAGAGCACATCTGCAAGTCCATCTAGGACAAGGAAGGATCCATCTTTGACAGATCTTGCTCGAGAGAACCAGGCTAttaaagccaaattgggtaagaTTGAGAGGAG GATTGATTTTCGAAATTTGAAAAGACAAGTTGGGCAGTTAGCCACCAATCAAAATACTAGACATACTGGAGCTCTTCCAAAAGATACTGAGAAAAATCCAATAGAACAAGTGCAAGCAATTACtctgaaaaatggaagaaaattggAGGAGCTTCCCTCTAAAAAGAAAAAGGAGTATGTACCTGAAAGAGATATAGTGGCTAAGCTAGTGAAGGAAGCTAAAAAGAAGGATGGTGAGCAAAGGCAAGAAATAGATGTAAGGCCACCACCGCCTTTTCCACAAAGACTGCAAAAGCAGAAAGATGATGCTCAGTATAAGAAGTTTTGGGGTATTTTGAGCAAGGTATGTGTGAATATTCCTTTGGTGAAAATATTGCAGGAAGTGCCTAAATATGCCAAATATCTTAGAGACATTGTGGCCAACAAAGGGAGACATTCAAAATTTGAAACAGTtacacttactgaggagtgcagtgTTAGAGTGCAGAGTAAGCTTCCTTCAAAGCTGAAGGATCCTGGATATTTTACTATTACTTTGGCCATAGGAAAACATAAGGTTGGTCGATCCCTATGTGATTTCAGGGCAagtattatatga